In the Clostridium beijerinckii genome, one interval contains:
- a CDS encoding NfeD family protein, whose translation MGAAVFWLVIAICVFAIDILTSNFCFTLFAVGAVVAAVCGVMEVPFIIQIIVFSVLNIISFAVGYPLLKKKFKAANERIPLMEETYVGKIMISEKEIRDKAQVKVGGEYWTVINEGDIIHKGDKFTIKGIEGIKLKIEKVQED comes from the coding sequence ATGGGGGCGGCAGTTTTTTGGTTAGTTATAGCTATATGCGTATTTGCAATAGATATTTTAACTAGTAATTTTTGTTTTACACTATTCGCAGTAGGTGCTGTCGTAGCTGCAGTGTGTGGAGTAATGGAAGTACCATTTATAATTCAAATAATAGTATTTTCTGTACTGAATATAATATCATTTGCAGTTGGATACCCGCTACTCAAGAAAAAATTTAAAGCAGCAAACGAAAGAATACCACTTATGGAAGAAACATATGTAGGAAAAATTATGATAAGCGAAAAAGAGATTAGAGATAAAGCCCAAGTTAAAGTTGGTGGAGAATATTGGACTGTAATAAATGAAGGCGATATTATTCACAAAGGGGACAAGTTTACTATCAAAGGAATAGAAGGTATAAAATTAAAAATTGAAAAGGTTCAGGAGGACTAG
- a CDS encoding SPFH domain-containing protein has product MSVIIILGVILLLILIVVISSIKVVNTGHLYVVERFGQFHRVLEPGLHFIVPFVDFVRRKISTKQQILDVEPQSVITKDNVKILVDNVIFYKVLNARDAVYNIESFQSGIVYSATTNMRNILGNMSLDEILSGRDSINQDLLSIIDEVTDAYGIKILSVEIKNIVPPAEIQQAMEKQMKAERDKRAMILQAEGLRQSQIEKAEGEKQAKILSAEAEKQANIRRAEGLKESQLLEAEGKAKAIEQIAIAESQAIRKVNQAIIESGTNETVIALKQVEALKEMANSPANKLILPNETLSSLGSIAAIGEMLKGSGKK; this is encoded by the coding sequence ATGAGTGTTATTATAATTTTAGGGGTTATTTTACTATTAATATTAATAGTAGTTATCTCATCAATTAAGGTTGTAAATACAGGGCATTTATATGTTGTAGAAAGATTTGGACAATTCCATAGAGTATTGGAACCAGGATTACATTTTATTGTGCCATTTGTAGATTTTGTTAGAAGAAAGATTTCTACAAAACAACAAATTTTAGATGTGGAGCCACAATCGGTTATAACTAAAGATAATGTTAAAATATTAGTAGACAATGTTATATTTTATAAGGTATTGAATGCAAGAGATGCAGTTTATAATATTGAAAGTTTTCAATCAGGTATTGTATACTCAGCTACAACTAATATGAGAAATATCTTAGGTAATATGTCATTAGATGAAATTTTATCAGGAAGAGATAGTATAAATCAAGATCTTTTAAGCATTATTGATGAAGTTACTGATGCTTATGGAATAAAGATACTTTCAGTTGAAATTAAAAATATAGTTCCACCAGCTGAAATCCAACAAGCAATGGAAAAGCAAATGAAAGCTGAAAGAGATAAGAGAGCTATGATTCTTCAAGCAGAAGGTTTGAGACAATCTCAAATAGAAAAAGCAGAAGGAGAAAAACAAGCTAAGATCTTATCAGCAGAAGCAGAAAAGCAAGCAAATATAAGAAGAGCAGAAGGTTTAAAAGAATCTCAGCTACTAGAAGCAGAAGGTAAAGCAAAGGCTATAGAACAAATAGCGATTGCAGAATCTCAAGCTATAAGAAAAGTAAATCAAGCTATTATTGAGTCTGGAACAAATGAAACTGTTATAGCATTAAAGCAAGTTGAAGCACTTAAAGAAATGGCTAACAGTCCAGCAAACAAGCTTATATTACCAAATGAGACTTTATCATCTCTTGGGAGTATAGCTGCAATTGGAGAAATGCTAAAAGGATCAGGAAAGAAATAA